In Propionispora hippei DSM 15287, a single genomic region encodes these proteins:
- a CDS encoding DUF190 domain-containing protein, whose translation MPKIASKAKRLRIYIGEDDHRKRRNLYNSLVEKAKELDMAGATVLRGVMGYGANSRIHTATLLDLSSDLPVLIEIIDSEEYIAKLLPFLDDALEEGMVMIDDAEVIKYGRQFSKEQ comes from the coding sequence GTGCCTAAAATTGCAAGTAAGGCTAAGCGCTTGCGAATTTATATTGGCGAGGATGACCACCGGAAACGGCGGAATTTGTATAACTCACTTGTGGAAAAGGCAAAAGAACTGGACATGGCGGGAGCAACCGTACTGCGGGGAGTGATGGGCTATGGGGCGAATAGCCGGATTCATACAGCTACCCTCCTGGATCTGTCCAGTGATTTGCCTGTTTTGATTGAGATTATCGACAGTGAGGAGTATATTGCCAAGCTGCTGCCCTTTTTGGATGATGCGTTGGAAGAAGGAATGGTTATGATTGATGATGCGGAGGTTATCAAATATGGCCGCCAGTTCTCCAAGGAGCAGTAG
- a CDS encoding MIP/aquaporin family protein: MRDSVWGEYLAEVIGTAFLIMGGTGVAAMAILYGSFSGDYWGICVLWGLAVTFAVYLVGAISGAHLNPAVTIAFAIYGGFPWKKVFGFIIAQVIGAFIGAAITYQLYSPVIDAYNIVHNTTRDAAQGLTTAGVFFTSPNAGITTGHAFIDQIILTAALVIGILAISDKWNTNSPGANTAPLMVGLLVALVGGFGGQLEAWAINPARDLGPRLFCWLMGWGQNAFPGIQGYWWVPLIAPVIGGILAGAIYSFLLQPFMPGNPERVKAAGIMKKAEAN; encoded by the coding sequence ATGCGTGATTCTGTTTGGGGAGAATATTTAGCTGAAGTGATAGGGACTGCTTTTTTGATCATGGGCGGTACCGGGGTCGCTGCCATGGCGATTTTGTACGGATCGTTTAGTGGGGACTATTGGGGTATATGTGTCTTATGGGGATTAGCCGTAACCTTTGCCGTTTATCTTGTCGGAGCCATATCGGGCGCGCATTTAAATCCGGCGGTGACTATTGCCTTTGCCATATATGGCGGGTTCCCCTGGAAAAAAGTATTTGGTTTTATTATTGCCCAGGTGATTGGGGCGTTTATCGGCGCGGCAATTACCTATCAGTTGTATTCTCCCGTTATTGATGCGTATAATATTGTGCACAATACTACCCGTGATGCGGCGCAGGGACTTACCACGGCAGGTGTCTTTTTTACCAGTCCCAATGCAGGAATTACAACAGGCCATGCGTTTATTGACCAAATTATATTAACGGCAGCCCTGGTAATAGGCATACTTGCTATTTCGGACAAATGGAATACAAACAGTCCCGGTGCCAACACAGCTCCCCTGATGGTTGGCCTGCTGGTGGCATTAGTCGGTGGTTTTGGCGGGCAGTTAGAAGCCTGGGCTATTAATCCTGCCCGTGATTTGGGACCGAGACTGTTTTGCTGGTTAATGGGCTGGGGACAAAACGCGTTTCCCGGTATCCAGGGTTATTGGTGGGTGCCGTTGATTGCTCCCGTGATTGGCGGTATTCTGGCCGGAGCTATCTATAGCTTTCTTTTGCAGCCGTTTATGCCGGGAAACCCGGAGCGTGTTAAAGCGGCAGGCATTATGAAGAAGGCTGAAGCCAACTAA
- a CDS encoding dynamin family protein, with amino-acid sequence MNKKDGAYVAAARPADPEDAAPVNPDLAKLRGYTQAKLFLAEQLRLQREALTTLGREESGRRCGELLVKLAEDRFILAVVGQFKRGKSSLMNAIIGRELLPTGVLPLTSAITVLKYGATERLVVRRENSLFPDELPVAALADYVTEKGNPSNQKKVKTATVELSVPFLRRGVEFVDTPGVGSVVAANTATTYGFLPECDAVLFVISVDTPLTSLELAFLREIREYVNRIFFVVNKLDLVSPAEQEAVLTFVTDTIRQQTGGAAIRVFPVSARQGLAARLTGDLAGYEQSGMKALEETLAAFLAEEKSQAFLAAVLHKALQIGDAAMEQDFCQEAAGPGDSGQAREKPAGTARRDSSAVALVMAVQAKLAALAKRMQENQPAALLAGDFLPGIPLSAEAVNPAAFAVPAPAPAKRLPELGGKGCPVCRHLENYGREFFRRWQYQITMQEQDQAGFAAELGFCPLHTWQLLALASSHGASVGYARLAEEAARRLHRISDGPAREEKLRQLVHDSRNCRVCRLLRQAEADYIGQLAVWLGEAAGRRWYRRSQGVCLRHLSLLVAAVAADDQRFLIDHGAQRFEEAAEDMRSYALKHEAVRRELQNRDEEEAYRQAVIHLVGERYVCIPWPEDGIL; translated from the coding sequence ATGAACAAAAAGGATGGTGCCTATGTTGCCGCAGCGCGGCCGGCTGACCCGGAAGATGCCGCGCCGGTTAATCCCGATTTGGCCAAGCTGCGGGGCTATACGCAGGCGAAATTGTTCCTGGCCGAGCAGCTACGGCTGCAGCGCGAAGCTCTGACAACGCTGGGCCGGGAAGAAAGCGGGCGACGGTGCGGGGAGCTATTGGTAAAGCTAGCGGAAGACCGGTTCATACTGGCCGTAGTCGGCCAGTTCAAACGGGGCAAGAGCTCGCTGATGAATGCGATCATTGGGCGCGAACTGCTGCCTACCGGTGTGCTGCCTCTTACCTCGGCGATAACGGTGCTTAAGTACGGCGCTACGGAACGGTTGGTGGTTCGCCGGGAAAATTCGCTGTTCCCCGATGAACTGCCTGTTGCGGCGCTGGCCGACTATGTTACCGAAAAGGGTAATCCGTCCAATCAAAAAAAGGTAAAGACCGCCACGGTCGAATTGTCTGTTCCCTTTTTGCGGCGCGGCGTTGAATTTGTTGACACACCGGGTGTCGGCTCGGTCGTTGCGGCCAATACGGCAACCACCTACGGCTTCTTACCCGAATGTGACGCCGTATTGTTTGTCATTAGCGTGGATACGCCGCTGACCAGTCTGGAGCTGGCCTTTCTCCGGGAGATCCGGGAATATGTGAACCGGATTTTCTTTGTTGTGAATAAGCTGGATCTGGTGAGTCCTGCCGAACAGGAGGCGGTACTAACGTTTGTGACCGATACCATCCGGCAACAAACCGGGGGCGCTGCGATAAGGGTCTTTCCCGTTTCCGCCCGGCAGGGACTTGCTGCCCGGCTGACCGGTGACCTGGCCGGCTATGAACAAAGCGGTATGAAAGCGCTGGAAGAAACCCTGGCTGCTTTTCTGGCGGAGGAAAAGTCGCAGGCCTTCCTGGCGGCGGTGCTGCATAAGGCGCTGCAAATAGGGGATGCGGCGATGGAGCAGGATTTCTGCCAGGAAGCCGCCGGACCGGGGGATAGTGGACAGGCCAGAGAAAAGCCAGCCGGTACGGCCCGGCGCGATAGCTCTGCTGTGGCGCTGGTCATGGCTGTGCAGGCAAAACTGGCGGCTTTGGCTAAACGGATGCAGGAAAATCAGCCGGCAGCGTTGTTAGCCGGCGACTTTCTGCCAGGGATACCGTTATCCGCCGAGGCAGTAAATCCGGCGGCCTTCGCCGTGCCGGCACCCGCCCCGGCAAAGCGCTTGCCCGAGTTGGGGGGCAAGGGCTGCCCGGTGTGCCGGCATTTGGAGAACTATGGGCGGGAATTCTTCCGCCGCTGGCAGTACCAGATCACCATGCAGGAACAGGACCAGGCCGGTTTTGCCGCGGAACTGGGCTTTTGCCCGCTCCATACCTGGCAGCTGCTCGCCTTAGCTTCGTCCCACGGCGCTTCCGTCGGTTATGCGCGGCTGGCTGAAGAGGCCGCCCGCCGTTTGCATCGGATCAGCGACGGGCCAGCCAGGGAGGAGAAGCTGCGGCAACTGGTGCACGATTCCCGGAATTGCCGGGTCTGCCGGCTGCTCCGCCAAGCCGAGGCGGATTATATCGGGCAGCTTGCCGTCTGGCTTGGCGAAGCTGCCGGGCGGCGCTGGTATCGACGTTCCCAGGGCGTTTGTCTTCGCCATCTTAGTTTACTGGTGGCGGCTGTTGCCGCAGACGATCAGCGGTTTCTGATTGATCATGGGGCGCAGCGGTTTGAAGAGGCGGCGGAAGATATGCGCAGCTATGCCCTGAAGCATGAAGCGGTCCGCCGGGAGCTGCAGAACCGTGATGAGGAGGAGGCTTACCGGCAGGCGGTCATCCATCTTGTCGGTGAACGGTATGTGTGTATTCCCTGGCCGGAGGACGGAATCCTATGA
- a CDS encoding MutS-related protein codes for MKAFLMYRDRDFNLQQALPANADDLVQDLELTTLFQAMASGDQFLFDVARKSLLCGTEDIDTILYRQAILKDCLNNPAVVRKMYLIVTEAMEEKKKKLYFSIFGRYPAGILYSAREALQLFLAWLKQLKQLADEYAGNFESEGFRVLFAMLRQELADDYFALVQEHLRHLQFRSGVLVSAALGKGNEGTGYTLHKVQDKKQSWLERLFAQQPPAYTIHIHERDEAGARALGELKDRGINLVANALAQSVEHINSFFAMLRTELAFYVGCLNLREKLAAKEEPVTFPVPVASQERCLSFKGLYDICLTLLLAQRVVGNDAQADQKNLVMITGANQGGKSTFLRSIGLAQLLMQCGMFVPAEAFCARVCSGLFTHYKREEDTAMTSGKLDEELSRMSGMVDNIRPQSLILFNESFAATNEREGSEIARQIVSALLEKHIQVFFVTHQYALAHGFYEKKLDNAIFLQAERQNSGERSFKIVEGEPQPTSFGEDLYTGIFGVTADVLETTG; via the coding sequence ATGAAAGCTTTTCTTATGTATAGGGACCGTGACTTTAATTTGCAACAGGCCCTGCCGGCCAATGCTGACGACCTGGTGCAGGATCTGGAATTGACTACGTTGTTTCAGGCCATGGCTTCCGGTGATCAATTTCTCTTTGATGTGGCCAGGAAAAGCCTGTTGTGCGGGACGGAGGATATAGACACTATTCTTTATCGCCAGGCTATTCTTAAGGATTGTCTGAACAATCCTGCTGTGGTCAGAAAGATGTACCTTATTGTCACAGAGGCCATGGAGGAAAAAAAGAAAAAGCTCTATTTCAGCATTTTCGGCCGCTATCCGGCAGGCATTCTGTATAGCGCACGGGAAGCCCTGCAACTGTTTCTGGCCTGGCTGAAACAACTTAAGCAGCTGGCTGATGAATATGCCGGTAACTTTGAATCGGAGGGCTTTCGGGTGCTTTTTGCCATGCTTCGGCAAGAGCTTGCTGATGACTATTTTGCCCTGGTACAGGAGCATTTGCGGCACCTCCAGTTCCGTAGCGGCGTGCTGGTCAGCGCTGCGCTGGGCAAGGGCAACGAGGGGACCGGCTACACCCTGCATAAGGTCCAGGATAAAAAGCAAAGCTGGCTGGAGCGGCTCTTTGCTCAGCAGCCGCCGGCCTATACGATCCATATCCATGAGCGGGATGAAGCCGGTGCCAGGGCGCTGGGAGAGTTAAAGGACCGGGGGATTAACCTGGTTGCCAATGCCCTGGCCCAGTCTGTGGAGCATATCAACAGTTTTTTTGCCATGCTGCGGACGGAACTGGCTTTTTATGTCGGTTGCTTGAATTTGCGGGAGAAACTTGCCGCCAAGGAGGAGCCGGTTACTTTTCCCGTTCCCGTAGCCAGCCAGGAGCGTTGCCTTTCCTTTAAGGGGCTGTATGACATTTGCCTGACCTTGCTCCTGGCGCAGCGGGTGGTAGGCAATGACGCGCAGGCCGATCAGAAAAACCTGGTGATGATCACCGGCGCCAACCAGGGGGGCAAGTCGACCTTTTTACGCAGTATCGGCCTGGCTCAACTGCTTATGCAGTGCGGGATGTTTGTACCGGCAGAAGCTTTCTGTGCCCGCGTGTGCAGCGGTCTGTTCACGCACTATAAGCGGGAAGAAGACACGGCGATGACCAGCGGCAAACTGGATGAAGAGCTTAGCCGGATGAGCGGTATGGTAGACAATATCAGGCCCCAGTCCCTGATCCTGTTCAATGAATCCTTTGCCGCGACAAACGAACGCGAAGGCTCGGAAATTGCCAGACAGATCGTGTCCGCCTTACTGGAAAAGCACATTCAGGTGTTTTTTGTTACCCATCAATATGCGTTGGCCCATGGTTTTTATGAGAAAAAGCTGGATAACGCGATTTTCCTGCAGGCCGAGCGGCAAAATAGCGGAGAACGGAGCTTTAAAATAGTGGAGGGCGAACCGCAGCCCACCAGTTTTGGGGAAGACTTATATACCGGAATATTTGGTGTAACAGCTGATGTTTTAGAAACTACCGGTTAG
- a CDS encoding MutS-related protein, with protein MSFSILFAEHAGHLRREIREEPAFFRDLNLDQIVEAITAGKQEYDLKPFFYIALPDEEAVRYRQEVMQELGNQTLLAAIRSFADNMRAIRGYLGSVEKLYYHYHKAGWFLEAVDRYCAAVTRLAEDLNAAGLRSRGFLAFREYVAAYARAEEFRALVTETRELKAELTAIRYCLLIKDGAIKVRHYEAEADYSVDVEETFAKFKQGAVQDYKAKFASGVGMNHIEAQILDCVAQLNPDSFARLDAFCEKYSRFPDETLVMFDREVQFYMAYLEHTDQLKQAGLRFCYPQLSATCKEIYNYDGFDLALAAQLVGRKAAVVCNDFHLQGRERIIVVTGPNQGGKTTFARTFGQLHYLAGLGCPVPGRQAKLFLCDRLFTHFEKEEDINNLRSKLQDDLVRIHDILDRATANSIIIMNEIFTSTTLNDAVLLGRKIMQRIMELDLLCVCVTFIDELAALSEQTVSMVSTVVPDDPARRTYRIVRRPADGLAYAISIAEKYRLTYRLLKERIPS; from the coding sequence ATGAGCTTTAGTATACTGTTTGCGGAACATGCCGGGCATTTGCGAAGGGAAATCAGGGAAGAACCGGCTTTTTTCCGGGATTTGAATCTGGACCAGATTGTGGAGGCCATCACGGCCGGCAAGCAGGAATATGATTTAAAACCGTTTTTTTATATTGCTCTGCCTGATGAGGAAGCCGTCCGGTATCGCCAGGAAGTCATGCAGGAGCTTGGCAATCAAACTCTATTGGCCGCTATCCGTTCGTTCGCGGACAATATGCGGGCTATCCGCGGGTATCTTGGCTCCGTCGAAAAGCTCTATTATCATTACCATAAAGCGGGTTGGTTTCTCGAGGCAGTAGACCGGTATTGCGCAGCCGTTACCCGTTTGGCAGAGGACTTGAACGCTGCCGGGTTACGCTCCCGCGGCTTTTTAGCTTTTCGCGAATATGTTGCGGCCTATGCCCGCGCCGAAGAGTTTAGGGCGCTTGTAACGGAGACCCGGGAGCTTAAGGCCGAATTAACTGCCATAAGATATTGCCTGCTCATCAAGGATGGTGCCATCAAAGTTCGCCACTATGAAGCAGAGGCGGATTACAGTGTTGATGTGGAAGAAACCTTTGCCAAGTTTAAGCAGGGAGCGGTACAGGATTATAAAGCGAAGTTTGCCAGCGGGGTGGGCATGAACCATATTGAAGCGCAAATATTGGATTGCGTAGCCCAATTGAATCCCGACAGCTTTGCCAGGCTCGACGCTTTTTGCGAAAAATATAGCCGATTTCCCGATGAGACATTGGTTATGTTTGACCGGGAAGTACAATTTTATATGGCTTACCTGGAACATACTGATCAGCTAAAGCAGGCGGGCCTGCGGTTTTGCTATCCACAGCTTTCCGCTACCTGTAAGGAAATTTACAATTACGACGGGTTTGATCTGGCTCTGGCCGCTCAACTGGTTGGCCGGAAGGCAGCCGTTGTGTGTAATGATTTTCACTTACAGGGCCGTGAACGGATTATTGTGGTAACCGGTCCGAACCAAGGCGGCAAGACAACCTTTGCCCGTACGTTTGGCCAACTGCATTATCTGGCTGGGTTGGGCTGTCCTGTTCCGGGGCGGCAAGCAAAACTCTTTTTGTGCGACAGGTTGTTTACGCATTTTGAAAAAGAAGAAGACATCAACAATCTGCGCAGCAAACTGCAGGATGATTTGGTAAGAATTCATGATATTCTTGACCGGGCTACGGCAAACAGCATCATTATTATGAATGAAATCTTTACCTCCACCACGTTGAACGACGCCGTGCTGTTGGGCAGGAAGATTATGCAGCGAATCATGGAACTGGATTTGTTGTGTGTTTGTGTAACCTTCATCGATGAATTGGCCGCGTTAAGCGAGCAAACCGTGAGTATGGTGAGTACCGTAGTGCCCGACGATCCGGCCAGGCGAACGTACCGGATTGTGCGAAGGCCTGCCGACGGCCTGGCCTATGCTATATCTATTGCCGAAAAGTACCGGCTTACCTATCGCTTGCTAAAGGAGCGCATACCATCATGA
- a CDS encoding SagB/ThcOx family dehydrogenase yields the protein MDKFDQHRSFLKSNFAEFKKITTDAKKGLPQPVKVKPYELQAELIDLPAVSESTLTSKNIFTCIKERRSTRLYGDCPLSLDELSYLLWATQGITGTNKAGLTLRTVPCSGATHSFESYLLIRNVANIQKGVYRYLPIEHKLLFMFELDKLENKIDEITLDQPFVPNFANKAAVLFLWSTTPYRSEWKYDITAHKKILIDIGHVCQNLYLASESIAAGTCAIGIYDQALVDRLLGLDGNDEFVIYLAAVGKKP from the coding sequence GTGGATAAATTTGATCAACACAGAAGCTTTTTAAAATCGAACTTTGCCGAATTCAAGAAAATAACAACCGATGCAAAGAAGGGTCTGCCCCAGCCGGTAAAGGTAAAGCCTTACGAACTGCAGGCCGAATTGATTGATCTCCCGGCAGTAAGCGAAAGTACCCTGACAAGTAAAAATATCTTTACTTGCATAAAAGAACGAAGAAGTACCAGACTTTACGGTGATTGTCCGCTCAGCCTCGACGAATTATCCTATCTTCTATGGGCGACCCAGGGCATCACCGGCACGAACAAAGCCGGCCTTACACTAAGAACAGTTCCCTGCAGCGGTGCGACCCATTCCTTTGAAAGCTACCTGTTGATTAGAAATGTGGCAAATATCCAAAAAGGAGTATACCGCTACCTCCCGATAGAGCATAAGCTCTTATTTATGTTTGAACTGGATAAGCTGGAAAACAAAATAGACGAGATTACCCTGGACCAGCCATTTGTCCCTAACTTTGCCAATAAAGCAGCGGTGTTATTTCTTTGGAGTACAACGCCCTACCGGTCGGAGTGGAAATATGATATTACCGCCCACAAAAAAATCCTGATAGATATCGGACATGTCTGCCAAAACCTGTATTTAGCCAGTGAATCCATCGCCGCCGGAACCTGTGCCATCGGAATATACGATCAAGCGCTGGTCGACCGGTTACTGGGTCTGGATGGGAACGACGAATTTGTCATCTATCTCGCGGCGGTAGGGAAGAAACCATAA
- a CDS encoding class I SAM-dependent methyltransferase, protein MVKQKLEGVSETLLIPLWARAVETKRPEPIIRDDLAVQMMEKLEYDFVKFEKARLSQIGVAIRTELLDKAVTAFLAKQAESVVINLGCGLDTRFFRVDNGRVHWYDLDLAEPIRLRRQFFSETDRYRMLEKSIFDPAWPQAIQRDDRPVLIIAEGVLMYFTEPEIKELLARLASEFPQAEMLFEILSPLLVKNSRRHDSVSKTNASFQWGVASGKMVEALHENIRFLEEWNYFDYHRNRWGWFGWLALIPAGRRYFNNKIAHLQFV, encoded by the coding sequence ATGGTTAAACAAAAGCTGGAAGGCGTTTCGGAAACGCTGTTAATTCCCCTATGGGCCAGAGCGGTGGAAACGAAGCGACCGGAGCCGATTATCCGGGATGACTTAGCCGTTCAGATGATGGAAAAGCTAGAGTATGATTTTGTAAAATTTGAAAAGGCCAGGCTGTCACAGATAGGGGTGGCGATCCGGACGGAACTGCTGGATAAAGCGGTCACTGCTTTTTTGGCCAAGCAGGCCGAGTCCGTTGTGATTAATCTGGGTTGTGGGCTTGATACCCGCTTTTTCCGTGTAGATAACGGCCGTGTTCACTGGTATGATCTGGATCTGGCCGAGCCTATCCGGCTGCGCCGCCAGTTTTTTTCCGAAACCGACCGGTACCGGATGCTGGAAAAGTCCATATTTGATCCGGCTTGGCCGCAGGCAATCCAGCGGGACGATAGGCCGGTATTAATTATTGCCGAAGGTGTGCTTATGTATTTTACCGAGCCGGAAATAAAAGAGTTGCTTGCCAGACTGGCCAGCGAGTTTCCCCAAGCGGAAATGCTGTTTGAAATCTTATCGCCCCTATTGGTAAAGAACAGCCGGCGCCATGACAGTGTCAGTAAAACGAATGCTTCCTTTCAATGGGGCGTAGCCAGTGGGAAAATGGTGGAAGCTTTGCACGAAAATATCAGGTTTCTGGAAGAATGGAATTACTTTGATTATCACCGGAACCGTTGGGGCTGGTTTGGCTGGCTGGCCTTGATTCCGGCTGGCAGACGGTATTTTAATAACAAAATTGCTCATTTGCAATTTGTGTAA
- a CDS encoding iron-sulfur cluster carrier protein MrpORP, which produces MSCNSNPTQQFAAQTERIHRFLDQVTKKLIVMSGKGGVGKSTVAANLAVTLSQQGYQVGLLDIDVHGPSIAGLLDLNDLPLLTDREQIYPIEYSPTLRVVTIQGLLDKPDDPVICRGPAKITMIRQFLGDVDWGPLDFLIIDSPPGTGDEPLTIAQTVTGCQAVIVTTPQEIALADVRKSIQFCRKVNLPIAGIIENMSGFVCPSCGSRHDIFKSGGGEKTAAAAGLPFLGRLPIDPAIVTAGDSGKALASLHNQTQTDMQHLVDQLLQQLGNPTPTETGLLKIAIPTDNGKLGERFGHSAVFSIISAQKGQIVQQEELTPPPKPGAIPGWLAEQGCHTVIAGGLGEAARSKLAELGIKVICGAPAATPEQLALRYLRGELIAGTPAASPASPASSCQDCNHT; this is translated from the coding sequence ATGTCTTGTAATTCCAATCCTACACAGCAATTCGCTGCCCAAACCGAACGGATTCACCGTTTTTTAGATCAGGTAACTAAAAAACTGATTGTCATGAGCGGCAAAGGCGGCGTCGGCAAGAGCACTGTAGCAGCCAATCTGGCCGTAACACTCAGTCAGCAGGGCTACCAAGTGGGCCTGCTGGATATTGATGTGCACGGTCCCAGCATTGCCGGTCTGCTCGACTTGAACGACCTGCCGTTATTGACTGACCGCGAGCAAATCTATCCCATCGAATACAGTCCGACCCTGAGGGTAGTGACCATCCAAGGTCTCCTGGACAAACCCGATGATCCGGTCATCTGCCGGGGCCCCGCCAAAATCACCATGATCCGCCAATTCTTAGGCGATGTCGACTGGGGGCCGCTGGATTTTCTGATTATCGACAGCCCGCCGGGAACCGGTGACGAGCCGCTTACCATCGCACAGACCGTCACCGGCTGCCAGGCCGTCATTGTTACTACCCCGCAGGAAATCGCCTTAGCCGATGTCCGCAAATCCATTCAATTCTGCCGGAAGGTCAACCTCCCCATTGCCGGCATTATCGAAAACATGAGCGGCTTTGTCTGCCCCTCCTGCGGCAGTCGCCACGATATTTTCAAAAGCGGCGGCGGCGAAAAAACGGCAGCCGCGGCCGGACTGCCGTTTTTAGGACGCCTGCCCATCGACCCGGCCATTGTCACGGCCGGCGACAGCGGTAAAGCCCTTGCCAGCCTCCATAATCAAACACAGACAGATATGCAGCACCTGGTCGATCAGTTGCTCCAGCAGCTCGGCAACCCGACTCCGACAGAGACCGGGCTGCTGAAAATCGCCATCCCCACCGACAACGGAAAGCTGGGAGAGCGTTTTGGCCATAGTGCGGTATTTTCCATAATCAGCGCCCAAAAGGGACAGATCGTACAGCAGGAAGAGCTTACCCCGCCCCCTAAGCCAGGCGCGATTCCCGGCTGGCTGGCCGAACAGGGCTGTCATACCGTCATTGCCGGCGGTCTGGGCGAGGCAGCCAGAAGCAAACTGGCCGAACTGGGGATCAAAGTGATCTGCGGAGCACCGGCCGCTACGCCGGAGCAACTGGCGCTCCGCTATCTGCGGGGCGAACTGATTGCCGGTACTCCCGCCGCCAGCCCGGCGTCCCCGGCTTCTTCCTGCCAGGACTGTAACCACACCTAA